The genomic segment GACGAAATTCCTCTAATATCCTGTCGAAATTTGAATTTAAATCAATTTTCTGATATACTAATTTTTGTTAAAAATAAGGAGGTAGTTAATATTAAAAAATTATTGATGTCTTATTATTTTAAACTCCTTAAATTTATTAATAAAAAATGTGATTGTCTCCATAGAATAATATTTGTAGTTAGTGGAGTTACAGGTAGTATTTTCTTTTATTTTATAAATCAGAATAGTTTTGTCGAAGCTGGTTTAACAGTACTCATTGGTGGTGGACTGGTTGAGTTAATAAATAAATACTTAAAAAGTCAGCCAGAAATTGTCCTTGTCACTCAATCAAATGAAGAAAATGATGAAGAATTTTTAAATAAAATTCAGAAAAAATTAACTGATACTTTAAAAGAGCATGAAGAAGACAATAAAAAATAAAACTTCAAGCCCCCAATAATTATTAAGTTGGGGGCTTTTTAAATTTTAAAATATTATATCATTGGTTATTTACTTTAGAAATTGCTTCCTGATAAATCTTTTTTAAACTCACATTTTCTTTTTCTGCTAGCTTTTTACATTCTTCATATTCAGGAGCTATATTAACCAATTCTTCACCATTATAAGCCAACTTTACTTTAACTTTTCCCCATTTTGTTGTTACAGTTTTATATTTTCTTTCTAAACAAACTCTTTCAATATTTCTATAAAATCTAATTCCCAGACTGCTGCTTTCTTTAAAAATAGTATTAACTATTTCTTTTTCATTATTTTTATATAATACAGACAATTTTATAGCTGGTCTATTTTTTTTCATTTGAATTGGAGTAAAATAGACATCTAAAGCCCCTTTAGCAAATAACTCATCCATTAAATAATCATAAAACTCCGGATTCATATCATCTATATTAGCTTCAATAAGATTTACTGAGTTTTTTTTTGCTTTATTCCTTTAGTTTCTTCGACAAGATTAATTCTCAATAAATTAGGAATAGGTAAATTCCTTGTCCCAGCTCCATAACCTGATTTTATAATTTTCATCTCATCTCTTGGACCAAATTTTTCTGCCAGAGTAGTAATAATAGCCGCTCCAGTTGGTGTAACCATTTCAGCTTCAATTCCTTCTGAATAAATTGGTATATTAGCTAAAAGTTCCATAGTTGCAGGTGCAGGAACAGGCATTT from the Halanaerobiales bacterium genome contains:
- the larC gene encoding nickel insertion protein: MNPEFYDYLMDELFAKGALDVYFTPIQMKKNRPAIKLSVLYKNNEKEIVNTIFKESSSLGIRFYRNIERVCLERKYKTVTTKWGKVKVKLAYNGEELVNIAPEYEECKKLAEKENVSLKKIYQEAISKVNNQ